In Nicotiana tabacum cultivar K326 chromosome 11, ASM71507v2, whole genome shotgun sequence, a single window of DNA contains:
- the LOC107830238 gene encoding GRF1-interacting factor 1-like isoform X2 yields MQQHLMQMQPMMAAYYPNNVTTDHIQQFLDENKSLILKIVESQNSGKLSECAESQAKLQRNLMYLAAIADSQPQPPNMHSQLASGGMMQAGQHYLQQQLTTQSLMAAARSSSSMLYGQQQQQSLSALQQQQAYHNQLGMSSSGGGSSSGFHMLQNDNTHNSSTSLGFPDFGRGGNKQDIGNSLSDQGRGGSSSSHGGDGGENLYLKAADDGN; encoded by the exons ATGCAGCAGCACCTGATGCAGATGCAGCCAATGATGGCAGCTTATTATCCAAACAACGTCACTACTGATCATATTCAACAg TTCCTGGATGAGAACAAATCACTTATTCTGAAGATTGTTGAGAGCCAAAACTCTGGGAAACTAAGTGAATGCGCAGA GTCACAAGCCAAACTTCAGAGAAATCTTATGTACCTAGCAGCTATTGCTGATTCTCAGCCCCAGCCTCCTAACATGCATTCTCAG TTAGCTTCTGGTGGGATGATGCAGGCGGGGCAACATTACCTGCAACAGCAACTAACGACACAATCGCTTATGGCTGCAGCAAGATCCTCCTCCTCAATGCTTTAcggacaacaacaacagcagtcaTTATCAGCATTGCAACAACAACAAGCCTATCATAACCAACTCGGAATGAGCAGCTCCGGAGGAGGAAGTAGTAGTGGATTTCACATGCTGCAAAATGATAATACTCATAATTCCAGTACTTCACTTGGTTTCCCCGACTTTGGCAGAGGTGGAAATAAGCAAGACATTGGAAATTCTCTGTCTGATCAAGGACGAGGCGGGAGCTCGAGTAGCCATGGTGGTGATGGAGGTGAGAATCTTTACTTGAAAGCTGCTGATGATGGAAATTAA
- the LOC107830238 gene encoding GRF1-interacting factor 1-like isoform X1 — translation MLFEVGPFLLKAYCGHKQGKNKKKDLAFRFLTLFVRFLPFLLETYAVSSFSCFLDENKSLILKIVESQNSGKLSECAESQAKLQRNLMYLAAIADSQPQPPNMHSQLASGGMMQAGQHYLQQQLTTQSLMAAARSSSSMLYGQQQQQSLSALQQQQAYHNQLGMSSSGGGSSSGFHMLQNDNTHNSSTSLGFPDFGRGGNKQDIGNSLSDQGRGGSSSSHGGDGGENLYLKAADDGN, via the exons ATGCTTTTTGAAGTTGGACCTTTTCTGCTCAAGGCTTATTGTGGTCATAAAcagggaaaaaataaaaagaaagatctTGCTTTTAGGTTCTTGACTCTGTTTGTTAGATTTTTGCCTTTTCTTCTTGAAACTTATGCTGTTTCTAGCTTTTCTTGT TTCCTGGATGAGAACAAATCACTTATTCTGAAGATTGTTGAGAGCCAAAACTCTGGGAAACTAAGTGAATGCGCAGA GTCACAAGCCAAACTTCAGAGAAATCTTATGTACCTAGCAGCTATTGCTGATTCTCAGCCCCAGCCTCCTAACATGCATTCTCAG TTAGCTTCTGGTGGGATGATGCAGGCGGGGCAACATTACCTGCAACAGCAACTAACGACACAATCGCTTATGGCTGCAGCAAGATCCTCCTCCTCAATGCTTTAcggacaacaacaacagcagtcaTTATCAGCATTGCAACAACAACAAGCCTATCATAACCAACTCGGAATGAGCAGCTCCGGAGGAGGAAGTAGTAGTGGATTTCACATGCTGCAAAATGATAATACTCATAATTCCAGTACTTCACTTGGTTTCCCCGACTTTGGCAGAGGTGGAAATAAGCAAGACATTGGAAATTCTCTGTCTGATCAAGGACGAGGCGGGAGCTCGAGTAGCCATGGTGGTGATGGAGGTGAGAATCTTTACTTGAAAGCTGCTGATGATGGAAATTAA